The Mus musculus strain C57BL/6J chromosome 2, GRCm38.p6 C57BL/6J genome has a window encoding:
- the Olfr1308 gene encoding olfactory receptor 1308 gives MEGMNQSMVSEFVFLGLTNSWDIQLFLFVFSSMFYVASMTGNSLIVFTVASDPHLHSPMYFLLANLSFIDLGVSSVIAPKMIYDLFRKHKVISFRGCVTQIFFIHFIGGVEMVLLIAMAFDRYVAICKPLHYLIIMSPRMCILFIVASWVVGFMHSLVQLAFVVNLPFCGPNVLDSFYCDFPRFIKLACIDTYRLKLLVLVNSGFMSVGSFFILIISYVVIIFIVHKHSSSGSSKALSTLSAHVMVVVLFFGPVMFIYTWPSSFTHLDKFLPIFDAIVTPFLNPVIYTFRNQEMKMAMMRVLRQIMGYRQIIKHLHSDQS, from the coding sequence ATGGAAGGCATGAATCAGTCTATGGTGTCAGAGTTTGTGTTCCTGGGACTCACCAACTCTTGGGACATCCAACTATTCCTTTTTGTCTTCTCTTCCATGTTTTATGTAGCAAGCATGACAGGAAACTCTCTCATTGTCTTCACTGTGGCATCTGACCCTCATTTACACTCTCCAATGTACTTTCTGTTGGCTAACCTGTCTTTTATTGACTTAGGTGTATCTTCTGTTATTGCCCCCAAGATGATTTATGATCTCTTTAGAAAGCATAAAGTCATCTCTTTTAGAGGTTGTGTCACTCAAATCTTCTTCATTCATTTCATCGGTGGTGTGGAGATGGTTTTACTCATAGCCATGGCCTTTGACAGATATGTGGCCATATGTAAACCTCTTCATTATCTAATCATTATGAGCCCAAGGATGTGCATCTTGTTTATAGTGGCCTCCTGGGTGGTTGGCTTTATGCATTCTCTGGTTCAACTGGCTTTTGTAGTAAACTTACCATTCTGTGGACCAAATGTGTTGGACAGTTTCTATTGTGACTTTCCCCGGTTCATCAAACTTGCCTGTATAGACACATACAGACTGAAGTTACTGGTCTTAGTCAACAGTGGATTCATGTCGGTTGGGTCCTTCTTCATACTGATCATTTCCTATGTTGTCATTATATTTATTGTCCATAAACACTCTTCAAGTGGTTCCTCCAAGGCTTTGTCTACACTTTCAGCTCATGTTATGGTGGTTGTCTTATTCTTTGGTCCTGTGATGTTCATCTATACATGGCCTTCTTCTTTCACACATTTGGATAAATTCCTACCTATATTTGATGCAATCGTCACTCCCTTTCTGAACCCAGTGATCTATACATTCAGGAATCAAGAAATGAAAATGGCAATGATGAGAGTACTTAGACAGATAATGGGTTACAGACAAATTATTAA